In a single window of the Zea mays cultivar B73 chromosome 5, Zm-B73-REFERENCE-NAM-5.0, whole genome shotgun sequence genome:
- the LOC103625796 gene encoding uncharacterized protein, translating to MAKIRGRLSRSCGARSLFLTEFPEEDEIQEVVSEKEFAPVPIQQGDGAI from the exons ATGGCCAAGATTCGTGGGAGGTTGTCTCGGTCGTGTGGTGCCCGTTCCTTGTTCCTCACAG AATTCCCAGAAGAAGATGAAATTCAAGAAGTAGTTTCTGAAAAGGAGTTTGCTCCAGTGCCTATTCAGCAAGGGGATGGAGCTATCTAA